From a region of the uncultured Desulfatiglans sp. genome:
- a CDS encoding Molybdenum cofactor synthesis domain protein, whose product MKRNVYLDMKTIEEAQGLFLERFGRGRRTEAERVEVSEALGRITAEPVFARWSVPTYHSAAMDGAAVRAADTYGATETRPRRLEIGKEAVWINTGQPMPAGFNAVIMIEKIHPLGADRIEIRASAYPWQNVRKVGEDVVASQLLFTQDHRIRPYDIGALISAGVFDVPVRRRPLVAIIPTGTEIVPFEDARRIDAPEGTQIVESNAHLLSALVEECGGEAVICPVAPDQEDRVRQALQEALDLSPHVVIVNAGSSAGSRDFTAHAIGSMGEILVHGVAMMPGKPTILADVGGRPVVGNPGYAVSSVLSFEHFVKPLLYRLQGRRLPTEQTVVVTPVRDIPSKPGVEEFLRVNIGQVGGRYVAVPLPRAAGSITSLTRAEGLIRVPLLTEGISRKETVEATLLVDREELSRTVVMIGSHDMTIDILADELRRLGLPARIVSGNVGSLGGLLALKKGSCHMAGSHLLDVESGRYNLPYIERYLKEVQVAVFHLALRDQGLMVAKGNPKGIESLQDLTRPDVLFVNRQAGSGTRVLLDYSLQSAGIDSADVRGYDQEEFTHTAVAVDVVSGVADCGMGIFAAAKALDLDFIPVVREQYDVVVLREALESEAVRMAIETMRSDDFRRRVTAMGGYDPSRSGELWQEVG is encoded by the coding sequence TTGAAGAGAAACGTCTATCTGGATATGAAGACCATCGAAGAGGCGCAGGGCCTCTTTCTCGAGCGTTTCGGCCGCGGCAGGCGAACGGAGGCCGAGCGTGTCGAGGTGAGCGAGGCGCTGGGGAGGATCACCGCCGAGCCGGTCTTCGCCCGCTGGTCTGTGCCGACTTACCACTCGGCGGCCATGGACGGGGCGGCGGTCCGTGCCGCGGACACTTATGGGGCGACCGAGACCCGGCCGCGCCGGCTCGAGATCGGAAAGGAGGCTGTCTGGATCAACACGGGCCAACCCATGCCGGCGGGATTCAACGCCGTCATCATGATAGAAAAGATCCATCCCCTGGGTGCGGATCGGATCGAGATCAGGGCCTCCGCCTACCCCTGGCAGAATGTGCGCAAGGTGGGGGAGGACGTCGTCGCCAGCCAGTTGCTCTTTACGCAGGATCACCGGATCCGGCCCTACGACATCGGTGCGCTCATCAGCGCAGGGGTCTTTGACGTGCCGGTCCGACGTCGCCCGCTGGTCGCGATCATCCCGACAGGTACCGAGATCGTTCCTTTCGAGGATGCCCGGAGGATCGATGCGCCAGAGGGCACGCAGATCGTGGAGTCCAACGCGCATCTTCTCTCGGCTCTGGTCGAGGAGTGCGGCGGCGAGGCCGTGATCTGTCCGGTGGCGCCGGATCAGGAGGACCGCGTCCGTCAGGCGCTCCAAGAGGCCCTTGATCTGAGCCCCCATGTGGTGATAGTCAATGCAGGATCATCCGCCGGCAGCAGGGACTTCACCGCGCACGCCATCGGTTCGATGGGCGAGATCCTGGTCCACGGCGTGGCGATGATGCCGGGGAAGCCGACCATCCTGGCCGATGTCGGCGGCAGACCTGTCGTTGGAAACCCAGGTTACGCCGTCTCATCGGTCCTTTCCTTCGAGCATTTCGTCAAACCGCTCCTCTACCGTCTGCAGGGGCGTCGCTTGCCGACGGAGCAGACCGTAGTGGTTACGCCGGTGAGAGACATCCCTTCGAAACCGGGGGTCGAGGAGTTTCTCCGCGTCAATATCGGCCAGGTAGGCGGCCGTTATGTCGCCGTGCCGCTGCCGAGGGCGGCCGGGTCCATCACGAGTCTGACCCGGGCAGAAGGCCTGATCAGGGTTCCTCTTCTGACGGAGGGGATCTCACGCAAGGAGACGGTGGAGGCGACGCTCCTCGTGGACCGTGAAGAGTTGAGCCGGACGGTGGTGATGATCGGAAGCCACGACATGACCATCGACATCCTGGCCGACGAATTACGGCGGCTGGGCCTCCCGGCCCGGATCGTCTCGGGGAATGTGGGAAGTCTGGGAGGGTTGCTGGCGCTCAAGAAAGGATCGTGCCACATGGCTGGTTCGCATCTCCTGGATGTGGAATCCGGCCGGTACAATCTGCCTTACATCGAGCGCTACTTGAAGGAAGTGCAGGTGGCCGTCTTTCACCTCGCCTTGAGGGACCAGGGCCTGATGGTCGCCAAGGGCAACCCCAAGGGGATCGAAAGCCTTCAGGATTTGACGCGGCCGGACGTCCTGTTCGTCAATCGGCAGGCCGGTTCGGGAACGCGGGTTCTCCTCGATTACAGCCTCCAATCGGCCGGTATTGATTCTGCCGACGTCAGGGGGTATGATCAGGAGGAATTCACGCACACGGCCGTCGCGGTGGATGTCGTGAGCGGGGTGGCGGATTGCGGGATGGGGATCTTCGCCGCCGCCAAGGCGCTGGACCTCGATTTTATCCCCGTAGTGCGGGAGCAGTACGACGTCGTGGTGCTGCGCGAGGCGCTCGAGTCCGAGGCGGTCCGGATGGCGATCGAAACGATGCGATCCGATGATTTTCGACGACGCGTCACGGCGATGGGGGGCTACGATCCCTCTCGAAGCGGTGAACTCTGGCAGGAGGTGGGTTGA
- a CDS encoding Molybdenum cofactor synthesis domain protein, which produces MESFFKLKTTAEVVTLINAFDPLDEESLPVDKAFGRVLGRDFLAPEDLPAFFKSAMDGFAVRARDTFGASEGLPALLNLAGEVRMGAAPKVKVGEQEAVRIATGGMLPDGADGVVMVEYAELLDETTLEVSRPIAPLENVIQPGDDFRKGAAVIPKGVRLRMQEIGALAGFGCAEVSVHRRPVVGIISTGDEIVPCDALPAPGQVRDINRYTLEAFCLRHGAEPQHFGICPDRFEALEAKMTDALGLCDTVWVSGGSSVGMRDLTLSVLEALPGFELLVHGVSISPGKPTILGRCGGKPFVGLPGHVASALVVAEVFLRPLLGRLSGVAAEAEEGPKEVSARLARNIESVTGREDYVRVRLFDDAGTLAAEPVFGKSGLISTLIRADGLVKIGLHTEGLYQGETVRVMLLE; this is translated from the coding sequence ATGGAGTCTTTTTTCAAGCTGAAAACGACTGCCGAAGTCGTGACCCTGATCAACGCGTTCGATCCTTTGGACGAGGAAAGTCTGCCGGTCGACAAGGCCTTTGGCCGCGTACTGGGGCGGGATTTCCTTGCCCCGGAAGATCTGCCGGCCTTTTTCAAGTCCGCGATGGATGGGTTTGCCGTCCGGGCCAGAGACACCTTCGGGGCTTCCGAGGGACTGCCGGCCCTTCTGAATTTGGCCGGGGAGGTTCGAATGGGCGCTGCTCCCAAGGTCAAGGTCGGGGAGCAGGAGGCCGTGCGGATTGCCACGGGCGGCATGCTGCCCGACGGTGCCGACGGGGTGGTCATGGTGGAGTATGCGGAGCTGCTCGACGAAACGACCCTGGAGGTTTCACGGCCGATCGCGCCTCTTGAGAATGTCATCCAGCCGGGAGACGATTTCAGGAAGGGCGCGGCGGTGATCCCGAAGGGTGTGCGCCTGCGCATGCAGGAGATCGGGGCACTGGCCGGTTTCGGTTGCGCGGAGGTTTCGGTCCACCGGCGTCCGGTGGTCGGCATCATTTCGACGGGCGACGAGATCGTGCCCTGTGATGCGCTGCCTGCCCCCGGCCAGGTGAGAGACATCAACCGCTATACGCTGGAGGCGTTCTGCCTCCGCCACGGTGCGGAGCCGCAGCATTTCGGGATCTGCCCGGACCGGTTCGAGGCCCTGGAGGCCAAGATGACGGACGCCCTGGGGCTTTGCGACACCGTCTGGGTATCCGGGGGCAGTTCGGTCGGCATGCGCGACTTGACCCTGTCCGTTCTGGAGGCCTTGCCCGGTTTCGAACTGCTTGTCCACGGGGTCTCCATCAGCCCGGGCAAACCGACCATTCTTGGCCGTTGCGGCGGCAAGCCTTTTGTGGGGTTGCCCGGCCATGTCGCTTCGGCCCTGGTGGTCGCGGAGGTTTTTCTGCGTCCGCTGCTTGGAAGGCTTTCCGGGGTGGCCGCAGAGGCTGAGGAGGGGCCGAAGGAGGTCTCGGCCCGCCTGGCGCGCAACATCGAATCCGTCACAGGCCGAGAAGACTACGTCCGCGTCAGGCTCTTCGACGACGCCGGAACCCTGGCGGCCGAGCCCGTTTTCGGGAAATCCGGCCTCATATCCACGCTGATCCGCGCCGACGGCCTCGTGAAGATCGGTTTGCACACCGAGGGGCTTTATCAGGGGGAGACCGTGCGTGTCATGCTGCTCGAGTGA
- a CDS encoding exported hypothetical protein (Evidence 5 : Unknown function), translated as MKNPCRYRRSRRLKRRIVQPRPCLHAREALESIMPQQSPNGNLAGRLLSVRILRKDREGFFCLKRYVFYDIIKQRNLVRSLRCVRGGAVWTVGFDRWADSIWSLCTWSLFSS; from the coding sequence ATGAAAAACCCCTGCCGATATCGAAGAAGTCGGCGTCTCAAGCGGCGGATTGTGCAACCCCGCCCGTGTCTACATGCCCGAGAGGCTCTCGAATCGATCATGCCACAGCAGAGTCCGAATGGCAACCTTGCAGGGAGGCTTTTATCCGTGCGGATTCTGCGAAAGGATCGCGAGGGGTTTTTCTGTTTGAAGCGCTATGTTTTTTATGACATAATCAAACAACGAAATTTGGTCCGCTCTTTGAGATGTGTACGCGGTGGAGCCGTTTGGACTGTAGGGTTCGATCGGTGGGCGGATTCGATCTGGAGCCTTTGTACATGGAGTCTTTTTTCAAGCTGA
- a CDS encoding conserved hypothetical protein (Evidence 4 : Unknown function but conserved in other organisms), with translation MPGQKVQGAESPFPEEHEEDMQPATPDLKGKRTGPYRKFIYWLTPEDTARLRENLTVQGIKVKAAKGVVCTPFDSFNRISTVAPEVWDDTCKRAGAWYHTSDKDGLHAVVSAAALPGYEDRLASVVTESDFAPPRLADKEDKRALLEDPMLKARMPPAWLNVLPREEAIYLRWAHRMGSEESHFNALFLTHTANHANFIHPRCFVEEAGRIVPYSIDRTAHLCSCCLEIYQILGGAYPVKQVAPCPGAALFARLQPDRYLLVRSGAAVADD, from the coding sequence ATGCCCGGACAAAAAGTTCAGGGTGCTGAATCACCATTTCCGGAGGAACACGAGGAAGACATGCAGCCCGCAACGCCGGATCTCAAAGGCAAACGCACTGGCCCCTACAGAAAGTTCATTTACTGGCTTACGCCGGAGGATACAGCCCGCTTGAGGGAGAACCTCACCGTGCAAGGCATCAAGGTGAAGGCCGCCAAAGGAGTCGTCTGCACCCCGTTCGACTCCTTCAATCGGATCAGCACCGTCGCGCCCGAGGTCTGGGATGACACCTGCAAACGCGCCGGCGCCTGGTACCACACCTCCGACAAGGACGGCCTCCACGCGGTCGTGAGCGCCGCAGCCCTGCCCGGCTATGAAGACCGTCTCGCTTCGGTCGTCACCGAATCGGACTTCGCTCCGCCCCGCCTGGCCGACAAGGAGGACAAGCGCGCCCTTCTCGAAGACCCCATGCTGAAGGCGCGGATGCCCCCGGCCTGGCTCAACGTCCTGCCGCGCGAGGAAGCGATCTATCTCCGCTGGGCGCACCGCATGGGCTCGGAGGAATCCCACTTCAACGCGCTCTTCCTCACCCACACGGCCAATCACGCCAATTTCATCCATCCACGCTGCTTCGTCGAAGAAGCAGGACGGATCGTTCCTTATTCCATCGACCGTACGGCCCACCTGTGCTCCTGTTGCCTCGAGATCTACCAGATCCTCGGGGGTGCCTACCCCGTCAAACAGGTGGCGCCCTGCCCCGGCGCGGCCCTCTTCGCCCGCCTCCAGCCCGACCGCTACCTCCTGGTACGCTCAGGGGCCGCAGTGGCGGACGACTGA
- a CDS encoding putative Sortase-like acyltransferase (Evidence 3 : Putative function from multiple computational evidences): protein MTASSGPRASIDKKYPKEILLPDGREVLIRPPGKADADGLLGLFQRLPLIERWCFGEDPCERGVVEGWIDRHLEGRTFGILALCEDEVVGFGAILRPGYGGRRHTSTLQLAVLPPFRKLGLCTWMTLDLIRRAMEFDIETLRADLVMGLENDVIETLGQCAFVERCVVEDGFRCPDGMCYVTVVMTRTLYPTWGDF from the coding sequence ATGACAGCGTCGAGCGGACCCCGCGCATCGATCGACAAGAAATACCCCAAGGAGATCCTTTTGCCGGACGGCCGGGAAGTGCTCATCCGCCCTCCCGGCAAGGCGGACGCCGACGGGTTGCTTGGGCTCTTTCAAAGGCTGCCGCTCATCGAGCGCTGGTGCTTCGGTGAAGATCCCTGCGAGCGGGGCGTCGTCGAAGGCTGGATCGATCGGCATCTGGAGGGTCGGACATTCGGCATTCTAGCCCTTTGTGAAGACGAAGTGGTGGGATTCGGCGCCATCTTACGCCCCGGCTACGGCGGCCGCCGCCACACGAGCACCCTGCAGCTCGCGGTCCTGCCCCCGTTTCGAAAGCTCGGCCTGTGCACATGGATGACCCTGGATCTCATTCGCCGGGCCATGGAGTTCGACATCGAGACCCTCCGCGCGGACCTCGTGATGGGGCTCGAAAACGACGTGATCGAGACGCTCGGCCAGTGCGCCTTCGTCGAACGGTGTGTCGTCGAGGACGGCTTCAGGTGCCCGGACGGGATGTGCTACGTCACGGTGGTGATGACGAGAACACTCTATCCGACCTGGGGCGATTTTTGA
- a CDS encoding conserved hypothetical protein (Evidence 4 : Unknown function but conserved in other organisms), with protein MSRFPPQVTRLQTPRGPVDIQSFCPPEMIGPLDFDPSLKRYTAYKPLLSDKETLLAAASKEEQNVTLACTEKGDIVGVALLEYPSKEERWVRVGERTMMEVAVIEVGAAWRSAGIAREMLRALVDHPLKENRIFYMVGYSWTWDLEGTGLTPIRYREMLIGLFSAFGFRTFQTNEPNVLLRPENLFMARIGGQIPEGLQKRFKWVRFDMDRYMEDTGWKGA; from the coding sequence ATGAGCCGCTTCCCGCCACAGGTCACCCGCCTGCAGACCCCTAGAGGCCCCGTCGATATCCAATCGTTCTGCCCCCCCGAGATGATCGGGCCTTTGGATTTCGACCCCTCGCTCAAACGGTACACCGCCTACAAACCGCTCCTCTCGGACAAAGAGACCCTGCTTGCAGCCGCCTCGAAAGAGGAGCAGAACGTCACGCTCGCCTGCACGGAAAAAGGCGACATCGTGGGTGTGGCCCTGCTGGAATATCCCTCGAAGGAGGAGCGCTGGGTCCGGGTAGGCGAGCGGACCATGATGGAGGTCGCCGTGATCGAGGTAGGCGCCGCCTGGCGCTCCGCCGGCATCGCGCGGGAGATGCTGCGCGCCCTCGTCGATCACCCCCTGAAGGAAAACCGCATCTTCTACATGGTCGGGTACTCCTGGACCTGGGACCTCGAAGGCACGGGGCTCACCCCCATCCGTTACCGCGAGATGCTGATCGGGCTGTTCTCGGCCTTCGGTTTCAGGACCTTTCAGACCAACGAACCCAACGTCCTGCTCCGGCCTGAGAACCTCTTCATGGCACGCATCGGCGGACAGATCCCCGAAGGCTTGCAGAAACGCTTCAAATGGGTCCGCTTCGATATGGATCGCTATATGGAGGACACCGGTTGGAAAGGCGCATGA
- a CDS encoding conserved membrane hypothetical protein (Evidence 4 : Unknown function but conserved in other organisms) codes for MSHYVLFALMFAGGMAVALQPSINARLAQKVGFLESSCISFAVGTLALLAVVLVTGRGSLKGIYDAAWWELTGGFLGAMFVTLTIVAVPRIGTAAAMGATIAAQLTTGLILDHYGWFGFKGIPFDMRRMAGVLLLMLGALLLFKR; via the coding sequence ATGTCCCATTACGTTTTGTTCGCACTGATGTTCGCCGGCGGCATGGCTGTCGCCCTCCAGCCCTCCATCAACGCACGCCTCGCTCAGAAGGTGGGGTTTCTTGAAAGCTCCTGCATATCGTTCGCTGTAGGGACTCTGGCCCTCCTGGCGGTGGTGCTCGTGACGGGGCGCGGCAGCCTGAAGGGGATTTACGACGCTGCGTGGTGGGAACTGACAGGCGGGTTTCTGGGGGCCATGTTCGTGACCCTGACGATCGTCGCCGTTCCCCGGATCGGGACAGCCGCCGCCATGGGAGCGACGATCGCGGCGCAGTTGACTACGGGGCTCATTCTGGACCACTACGGCTGGTTCGGGTTCAAAGGGATCCCTTTCGACATGCGGCGTATGGCGGGGGTGCTGCTCCTCATGCTGGGCGCCCTGCTGCTCTTCAAGCGGTAG
- a CDS encoding DNA polymerase III, alpha subunit: MEDFVHLHVHSHFSKGWGIGGVERLCSAAAALGMRRLALTDTNGLYGLVPFLQAAREHGITPIAGSELVHGGRRAVLLVKDEAGYANLSAVISARHCDPDFDLIGVLRDRRRGLTVLSDDIRLLKALRRDSRDDLFVEMSPGYGMARAYAFARRSGLPPVATSRVFLVERGDFPLHRILRAIAENSTLSRLEPADVCREADFLQPPPAMIDQFPHAPAAVANTLRVADGCLTAWEFNRIVFPRFAGMGDREAFDRLYQAALEGCRRRCGPLTEAVRRRLDHEMEIIRAKNFAHYFLVVAEMTRKVRYSCGRGSAAASLVAYALGITHVDPVRHNLLFERFLNPGRLDPPDIDVDFAWDEREQVMDEAFARYGHRRAAMVANQNTFGARAAVREVAKVFGLTEGEIARVTGRIGYGWRLGKMGAELRMHPRMRGLDFKEPWGAILDAAVKLEGHFNHLSTHCGGMVVVPDDIRRYCPVEISAKGVPVLQWEKDAVEDAGLVKIDILGNRSLAVIRDALAMASENHPGRVPAYDELDPLDDPAAVRIFHRADTFGVFYFESPATRRVLTQVSRGVDFEAYRRMDHFHLNVVVTSIIRPASNQSIHTWVERLHGAPWEPPHPLLRPVLEETLGVMVFQEQLSLAAVHLAGFEAGEADTLRKVVSKKHREKRLKDFYARFCAGAARRGVGRETVEDVWRMMMGFDGYSFCKPHSASYTLVAYKSAWLRARYPAEFMAAVISNGGGYYNTFGYISEARRMGLRVLPPDIDASASAYTGVGRDVRVGLMQLKALSAEGAAAILEERGKNGPFGSFESFLGRMRGRITLQDARILIKAGCFDRLEGEAARPALVWQALGFFARDRSRRCPGLFDCPDPAPMRPPGRGEPLCRADRLRQESETLGFYVSVHPIACYRDALVRLRPAWARDLRRCVGREVTAVGWWVTGKTVHTRGGEAMKFVSFEDPTGIYEAVFFPRVYDRYCHLLEAARPYVLKGRVEDDGGALSLNVRWIGFLDKYTGCGRPQEAGAAQGSAGGA, from the coding sequence ATGGAGGATTTCGTCCATTTGCACGTCCACTCCCACTTCTCCAAGGGCTGGGGGATCGGCGGGGTCGAACGGCTCTGCAGCGCCGCGGCGGCCCTGGGCATGCGGCGGCTGGCCCTGACCGACACCAACGGCCTCTACGGCCTGGTCCCTTTCCTCCAGGCCGCGCGGGAGCACGGGATCACGCCCATCGCCGGGAGTGAACTCGTGCACGGGGGGCGCCGGGCGGTGCTGCTGGTCAAGGACGAGGCAGGCTACGCCAATCTTTCCGCGGTGATCTCGGCCCGTCACTGTGATCCGGACTTCGATCTCATCGGGGTCCTGCGGGACAGGCGGCGCGGCCTGACGGTCCTCTCGGACGACATCCGCCTCCTGAAGGCGCTGCGGAGGGACAGCCGGGACGATTTGTTCGTCGAGATGTCGCCCGGGTACGGGATGGCCCGGGCCTATGCCTTCGCCCGCCGGAGCGGCCTGCCGCCCGTAGCGACGAGCCGGGTCTTTCTCGTGGAGCGCGGGGATTTCCCCCTGCACCGGATCCTCCGGGCCATTGCCGAAAACAGCACCCTCTCGCGCCTGGAGCCGGCGGATGTCTGCAGGGAGGCGGATTTTCTCCAGCCCCCGCCGGCCATGATCGACCAGTTTCCACACGCCCCGGCGGCCGTTGCCAACACCCTGCGCGTGGCGGACGGCTGTCTGACGGCGTGGGAGTTCAACCGGATCGTCTTTCCCCGCTTTGCGGGGATGGGCGACCGGGAGGCCTTCGACCGCCTCTACCAGGCGGCCCTGGAGGGTTGCCGGCGGCGCTGCGGTCCGCTCACCGAGGCCGTTCGCAGGCGCCTCGACCACGAGATGGAGATCATCCGCGCCAAGAACTTTGCCCATTATTTCCTGGTGGTGGCGGAGATGACCCGCAAGGTCCGCTACTCCTGCGGGCGCGGCAGCGCCGCGGCCTCCCTCGTGGCCTATGCCCTGGGGATTACGCATGTGGACCCCGTGCGGCACAACCTTCTCTTCGAGCGGTTTCTGAACCCGGGGCGCCTGGACCCGCCCGACATCGACGTGGATTTCGCCTGGGACGAGCGGGAGCAGGTGATGGACGAGGCCTTTGCGCGCTACGGCCACCGCCGGGCGGCCATGGTGGCCAACCAGAACACTTTCGGGGCGCGGGCGGCGGTGCGCGAGGTGGCCAAGGTGTTCGGCCTGACGGAGGGCGAGATCGCCCGCGTGACCGGCAGGATCGGCTACGGGTGGCGGCTCGGCAAGATGGGGGCGGAGCTCCGGATGCACCCCCGGATGCGCGGCCTCGACTTCAAGGAGCCTTGGGGTGCGATCCTGGATGCCGCGGTCAAACTGGAAGGGCATTTCAACCACCTGTCCACCCATTGCGGCGGGATGGTGGTGGTGCCGGACGACATCCGCCGCTACTGTCCGGTGGAGATATCGGCCAAGGGGGTGCCGGTCCTTCAATGGGAAAAGGATGCGGTGGAGGATGCGGGGCTGGTGAAGATCGACATCCTCGGCAACCGGAGTCTGGCGGTGATCCGGGACGCTCTCGCCATGGCGTCGGAGAACCACCCGGGCCGGGTGCCGGCCTATGACGAACTCGATCCGCTCGACGACCCCGCGGCCGTCCGCATCTTCCATCGGGCCGACACCTTCGGGGTCTTCTACTTCGAGAGTCCGGCGACCCGGCGGGTCCTGACCCAGGTCAGCCGGGGGGTCGATTTCGAGGCGTACCGGCGGATGGACCATTTCCATCTGAACGTGGTGGTCACCTCCATCATCCGACCGGCCTCCAACCAGAGCATTCACACCTGGGTGGAGCGTTTACACGGCGCGCCGTGGGAGCCGCCCCATCCGCTGTTGCGCCCCGTTCTGGAGGAGACGCTCGGGGTGATGGTCTTCCAGGAGCAGCTGAGCCTGGCGGCGGTCCACCTGGCCGGGTTCGAGGCCGGGGAGGCGGACACCCTCCGCAAGGTCGTGAGCAAGAAGCACCGCGAGAAGAGGCTCAAGGACTTCTACGCGCGGTTCTGCGCCGGCGCCGCCCGGCGGGGCGTGGGGCGGGAGACCGTCGAGGATGTCTGGCGCATGATGATGGGCTTCGACGGTTACAGCTTCTGCAAGCCCCACTCGGCAAGCTACACGCTCGTAGCCTACAAGTCGGCCTGGCTGCGGGCCCGTTACCCGGCCGAGTTCATGGCCGCGGTGATCTCGAACGGCGGGGGCTACTACAACACCTTCGGATACATCTCCGAGGCGCGACGCATGGGGCTGCGGGTTCTGCCGCCGGACATCGATGCGAGCGCGTCGGCCTACACCGGCGTCGGGCGGGATGTGCGGGTGGGGCTGATGCAGCTGAAGGCCCTTTCCGCGGAGGGCGCCGCGGCTATCCTGGAGGAGCGGGGCAAGAACGGGCCTTTCGGGTCCTTCGAGTCCTTCCTGGGGCGCATGCGGGGGCGGATTACGCTCCAGGACGCGCGCATCCTGATCAAGGCGGGCTGCTTCGACCGCCTGGAGGGGGAGGCCGCCCGCCCGGCCCTCGTCTGGCAAGCCTTGGGCTTTTTCGCCCGCGATCGAAGCCGGAGGTGCCCGGGCCTCTTCGACTGCCCCGATCCGGCTCCGATGCGCCCGCCCGGCCGCGGGGAGCCGCTTTGCCGCGCCGACCGGCTGCGGCAGGAGTCCGAGACCCTCGGTTTTTACGTCTCGGTCCATCCCATCGCGTGCTATCGGGATGCCCTCGTGCGGCTGCGGCCGGCCTGGGCCCGGGACCTGCGGCGTTGTGTGGGGCGTGAGGTCACGGCCGTCGGGTGGTGGGTGACCGGCAAGACCGTGCACACGCGGGGCGGGGAGGCCATGAAGTTCGTGAGTTTCGAGGACCCCACCGGGATCTACGAAGCGGTCTTTTTCCCGCGGGTCTACGACCGGTACTGCCACCTGCTGGAGGCGGCGCGGCCCTATGTCCTCAAAGGCCGGGTGGAGGACGACGGCGGGGCATTGAGCCTGAACGTGCGCTGGATCGGCTTTCTGGACAAGTACACGGGGTGCGGACGTCCGCAGGAGGCGGGGGCGGCGCAAGGATCGGCCGGTGGGGCCTGA
- a CDS encoding putative DNA-directed DNA polymerase (Evidence 3 : Putative function from multiple computational evidences) translates to MERQIIHLHIPAFAVAVEEVCRPGLKGRPVAVAVPRSDRAPVLCVSQEARRQGVFKGMPFMAARKRCPDLLRLPPNPDLVDRAWQALTGITGRYTPLWEPFRPGHVYLDMTGTGRLWGRARDAGQRLEREVRTRIRLAGSVGLAGNKMISSIASRVQGRPGLLDVHHGLEAAFMAPLPVDMVPGIGPVRRKILLEELRIRLAGELASLDDGSLRLIFGGRAHVIRQRVLGIDPTPVRSEAARPVVSAGVSLPGDENDDDRLLGVLARLVEACAARLREKALRPRRAGLMIRYGDLEEVHRQMKLPVYSWWEFELNPWMAQLFRKAASRRVGIRAMRVWFRDFAPESGQLSLFPEAAPQKEKACDLVRALERIRGRYGADAVRRARLPLQGDLGGVREGA, encoded by the coding sequence ATGGAGCGCCAGATCATCCATCTTCATATTCCGGCCTTCGCCGTCGCGGTGGAGGAGGTCTGCCGGCCCGGGCTGAAGGGGCGGCCGGTGGCGGTGGCGGTGCCCCGCTCGGACCGGGCCCCGGTGCTCTGTGTGTCGCAGGAGGCCCGGAGACAGGGGGTCTTCAAGGGCATGCCCTTCATGGCGGCCCGCAAACGGTGCCCGGACCTGCTGCGCCTGCCCCCCAACCCCGATCTGGTCGACCGCGCGTGGCAGGCCCTGACGGGGATCACCGGCCGGTACACCCCGCTTTGGGAGCCGTTCAGGCCCGGGCATGTCTACCTGGACATGACAGGCACCGGGCGCCTCTGGGGGCGGGCCAGGGACGCCGGGCAGCGGCTCGAGCGAGAGGTCCGGACGCGGATCCGGCTGGCAGGCAGTGTCGGCCTGGCAGGGAACAAGATGATCTCGAGCATCGCCTCGCGGGTGCAGGGACGCCCGGGTCTGCTGGACGTCCATCACGGGCTGGAGGCCGCGTTCATGGCCCCGCTGCCGGTGGACATGGTCCCCGGCATCGGGCCCGTCCGGCGGAAGATCCTCCTCGAAGAACTGCGGATCCGGCTGGCGGGCGAGTTGGCCTCCCTGGACGACGGGTCGCTCCGGCTGATCTTCGGCGGCCGGGCCCACGTCATCCGGCAGCGGGTCCTCGGGATCGATCCGACGCCCGTCCGTTCCGAGGCCGCCCGTCCGGTGGTGTCCGCCGGCGTGAGTCTGCCCGGGGACGAAAACGACGACGACCGGCTCCTGGGGGTGCTTGCCCGGCTGGTGGAGGCGTGCGCCGCCCGGCTGCGGGAAAAGGCCCTCCGGCCCCGCCGGGCGGGTCTGATGATCCGCTACGGGGATCTGGAGGAGGTCCACCGCCAGATGAAGCTTCCCGTCTACAGCTGGTGGGAGTTCGAATTGAACCCCTGGATGGCGCAGCTTTTCAGGAAGGCCGCATCCCGGCGGGTCGGGATACGGGCCATGAGGGTCTGGTTTCGGGACTTCGCCCCGGAAAGCGGCCAGCTCAGCCTGTTCCCTGAGGCTGCACCGCAGAAGGAAAAGGCCTGCGACCTCGTCCGGGCGCTCGAGCGGATCCGGGGGCGCTACGGTGCGGATGCGGTCCGGCGTGCGCGTCTGCCCCTGCAGGGCGACCTGGGCGGTGTGAGGGAGGGGGCATGA